The Streptomyces xanthii genome has a segment encoding these proteins:
- a CDS encoding class I adenylate-forming enzyme family protein, with amino-acid sequence MSGAASAESGRTPADAFLARARAHPDAIALVGRDGETSYGELLALAGAERRRVAALGLPPGEPVAVEATKTPATLALLLACQLERRPVLLTSQSLGADVRAALHEQAAVRHVLEPGAADGGAGAAPTGGAAAPDGTPLLLLTTSGSTGTPKIVPLTADAITAFTRWAAGHFGIGPGTTVLNHAPLNFDLCLLDVWTTLAHGGRIVLVDPDRATRGRYLLDQVVRHRPEIVQAVPMFYRLLADAADRDGTTLPGVRHAVFTGDSMPVPLLGRLPGLLPGARLSNLYGCTETNDSFLHEVVDLTVPAPLGRPLPGVQALVVTPDGRVLDGPGSGELYVSTPFQSPGYLDPRARGAAFVPDPRGTTDGRFFRSGDLVHRDADGRHTLLGRTDFQVKVRGVRVNPQEVEHVLLAHPGVAEAAVLARPDPVAGHLLHAVVRRTGGSGLDSLVLRGHLARGLSRAAVPATVRITDEPLPRTSTGKVDRDRVPVAAPEPTHRPSKES; translated from the coding sequence ATGTCAGGCGCAGCCAGTGCGGAGAGCGGGCGTACGCCCGCCGACGCGTTCCTCGCGCGGGCCCGCGCCCACCCGGACGCCATCGCGCTCGTGGGCCGGGACGGGGAGACCAGCTACGGCGAACTCCTCGCCCTGGCCGGCGCCGAGCGCCGGCGCGTCGCCGCGCTCGGCCTGCCGCCCGGCGAGCCGGTGGCCGTCGAGGCCACCAAGACGCCCGCGACCCTGGCCCTGCTCCTCGCCTGCCAGCTGGAGCGCCGCCCGGTACTGCTCACCTCGCAGAGTCTCGGCGCCGACGTGCGGGCCGCGCTCCACGAGCAGGCCGCGGTCCGCCACGTCCTCGAACCCGGGGCGGCGGACGGCGGCGCGGGCGCTGCGCCGACCGGCGGCGCCGCGGCGCCCGACGGCACGCCGCTGCTGCTGCTGACCACCTCCGGCTCCACCGGCACACCCAAGATCGTCCCGCTGACGGCCGACGCGATCACCGCGTTCACGCGCTGGGCCGCGGGGCACTTCGGCATCGGACCCGGCACCACGGTCCTCAATCACGCCCCCCTCAACTTCGACCTGTGCCTGCTCGACGTGTGGACCACGCTCGCGCACGGTGGCCGGATCGTCCTCGTCGACCCGGACCGGGCCACCCGCGGCCGGTACCTGCTCGACCAGGTCGTCCGCCACCGGCCCGAGATCGTCCAGGCGGTGCCGATGTTCTACCGGCTGCTGGCCGACGCGGCCGACCGGGACGGCACCACCCTGCCGGGGGTGCGGCACGCCGTCTTCACCGGCGACAGCATGCCCGTGCCGCTGCTCGGCAGGCTCCCCGGCCTGCTGCCCGGGGCCCGGCTCAGCAACCTGTACGGCTGCACGGAGACCAACGACAGCTTCCTGCACGAGGTCGTCGACCTCACCGTGCCCGCGCCCCTCGGCCGGCCGCTGCCCGGCGTGCAGGCCCTCGTCGTGACCCCCGACGGCCGCGTCCTGGACGGCCCCGGCAGCGGCGAACTGTACGTCTCCACCCCCTTCCAGAGCCCCGGCTACCTCGACCCCCGCGCCCGCGGCGCCGCCTTCGTGCCCGACCCGCGCGGCACCACCGACGGCCGCTTCTTCCGCAGCGGCGACCTCGTGCACCGCGACGCCGACGGCCGCCACACCCTCCTGGGCCGCACCGACTTCCAGGTCAAGGTCCGCGGCGTGCGGGTCAACCCGCAGGAGGTCGAGCACGTCCTCCTCGCCCACCCCGGTGTCGCCGAGGCGGCCGTCCTCGCCCGGCCCGACCCCGTCGCCGGCCACCTGCTGCACGCCGTGGTGCGCCGCACCGGCGGCAGCGGCCTCGACAGCCTCGTGCTCCGCGGCCATCTGGCCCGCGGACTGTCGCGGGCCGCCGTGCCCGCCACCGTACGGATCACCGACGAGCCGCTGCCGCGCACCTCCACCGGAAAAGTCGACCGCGACCGCGTGCCCGTCGCGGCCCCCGAACCGACCCACCGCCCCAGCAAGGAGAGCTGA
- a CDS encoding phosphopantetheine-binding protein, producing the protein MSDTDTTHDLTAVKRFVVEEFLPDVSPQDLDADLDLLDAGVIDSLGLLKVIAWIESTYDIDTDDLDLDPDAFRSVTAIAAFVADALAQRAGAA; encoded by the coding sequence ATGTCCGACACCGACACGACCCACGACCTGACCGCCGTCAAGCGGTTCGTGGTGGAGGAGTTCCTGCCGGACGTGAGCCCGCAGGACCTCGACGCCGACCTCGACCTCCTCGACGCGGGCGTCATCGACAGCCTCGGCCTGCTCAAGGTCATCGCCTGGATCGAGTCGACGTACGACATCGACACCGACGACCTCGACCTCGACCCCGACGCCTTCCGCTCGGTCACCGCCATCGCCGCCTTCGTCGCGGACGCCCTCGCGCAGCGGGCCGGGGCGGCGTAG
- a CDS encoding anthranilate phosphoribosyltransferase has product MHDALVTLIGGDRPVERESWRSLWDRLHDGGLRRGEAVALLASLSTAPPRAATLTAFLDSLDERRPPLTVPFQDTVNIVGTGGGPRTFNISTAAALTAAAMGARVVKTGSRAYTSGCGSLDLLEILGIDLTRSYEETAEVLDREGIAFAGTFVYPAEIGLLARAALPLDLRDIGRFVNVLGPFLAGVPVTAQLTGVSDPRMLPAVRQAAEHTARRTGRTVWVCTNDLGADELLGIVPNRVRTYEGGGEDEFTLRPQALSLSSGHLGDLAPVTTGRADVARHFLDLLRGAGDPVAEQAVCLNAAALAVAGRLTADWHAALTAARTAIHDGSVHGLVERLRTRAVSVV; this is encoded by the coding sequence ATGCACGACGCCCTGGTCACCCTCATCGGCGGCGACCGGCCGGTCGAGCGGGAGAGCTGGCGGTCCCTGTGGGACCGGCTCCACGACGGAGGACTGCGCCGGGGAGAGGCCGTGGCCCTGCTCGCCTCGCTGTCCACCGCACCTCCCCGGGCCGCCACGCTCACCGCGTTCCTCGACTCGCTCGACGAGCGCCGCCCCCCGCTGACCGTGCCCTTCCAGGACACCGTCAACATCGTCGGCACGGGCGGCGGCCCCCGCACCTTCAACATCTCCACCGCCGCCGCCCTGACCGCCGCCGCCATGGGCGCGAGGGTCGTCAAGACCGGCTCGCGCGCCTACACCAGCGGCTGCGGCTCCCTGGACCTCCTCGAGATCCTCGGCATCGACCTCACCCGCTCCTACGAGGAGACCGCCGAGGTGCTCGACCGCGAAGGCATCGCCTTCGCCGGTACCTTCGTCTACCCCGCCGAGATCGGCCTGCTCGCCCGCGCCGCGCTGCCCCTGGACCTGCGCGACATCGGCCGCTTCGTCAACGTCCTCGGCCCCTTCCTGGCCGGTGTCCCGGTCACCGCGCAGCTCACCGGCGTCTCCGACCCGAGGATGCTGCCCGCCGTCCGGCAGGCGGCCGAGCACACGGCACGCCGCACCGGCCGCACCGTGTGGGTGTGCACCAACGACCTCGGCGCGGACGAGCTCCTGGGCATCGTCCCCAACCGCGTGCGCACCTACGAGGGCGGCGGCGAGGACGAGTTCACCCTGCGGCCCCAGGCGCTGAGCCTGAGCAGCGGCCACCTCGGCGACCTCGCCCCGGTCACCACCGGCCGCGCCGACGTGGCCCGCCACTTCCTCGACCTGCTGCGCGGCGCCGGCGACCCCGTCGCCGAACAGGCCGTGTGCCTGAACGCGGCCGCGCTCGCCGTCGCCGGACGCCTCACCGCCGACTGGCACGCCGCCCTGACCGCGGCCCGCACCGCGATCCACGACGGCAGCGTCCACGGCCTGGTCGAGCGGCTGCGCACCCGGGCGGTGTCCGTTGTCTGA
- the trpA gene encoding tryptophan synthase subunit alpha, whose protein sequence is MSDRPGFFARRRPGRPGLAVFLNAGDPPLDLLPDLLTMLDENDVDCLELAVPFPDSVTDGPVVRRSARRALAHDVTARDVLDAVAAARPALRHLRVALLADWSHTVKGPGLGDFTRSVADAGCDGLLLHGLPPRARDPYLEAAARADLPVVTTCYAVSGPKVRAEAAAHASAYLYLVAHYGRSGTGAPLDERRLAEVLGPLQADATAPVAVGFGVRTAADITRLEGLGAHSVVVGSAGVERIERALAEHRDPVEEFAAFTRELRGATPAYLPSTAVPATTKGI, encoded by the coding sequence TTGTCTGACCGTCCCGGCTTCTTCGCCCGCCGCCGCCCCGGGCGGCCCGGCCTCGCCGTGTTCCTCAACGCCGGCGACCCGCCCCTGGACCTGCTGCCCGACCTGCTCACCATGCTCGACGAGAACGACGTCGACTGCCTCGAACTGGCCGTGCCCTTCCCCGACTCCGTCACCGACGGCCCCGTCGTGCGCCGCTCGGCCCGCCGGGCCCTGGCCCACGACGTGACCGCCCGCGACGTCCTCGACGCGGTCGCCGCCGCCCGGCCCGCCCTGCGCCACCTGCGCGTCGCCCTGCTCGCCGACTGGAGCCACACGGTCAAGGGCCCCGGCCTGGGCGACTTCACCCGGTCCGTGGCCGACGCCGGCTGCGACGGCCTGCTCCTGCACGGACTGCCGCCGCGCGCCCGCGACCCGTACCTGGAGGCCGCCGCGCGCGCCGACCTGCCCGTCGTCACCACGTGCTACGCGGTGTCGGGGCCGAAGGTGCGGGCCGAGGCCGCGGCGCACGCCTCCGCCTATCTGTACCTCGTCGCCCACTACGGCCGCAGCGGCACCGGCGCTCCGCTGGACGAACGGCGCCTGGCCGAGGTCCTCGGCCCGCTCCAGGCCGACGCGACCGCCCCGGTCGCCGTGGGGTTCGGCGTCCGCACCGCCGCCGACATCACCCGGCTCGAAGGGCTCGGCGCGCACTCCGTCGTCGTCGGCAGTGCCGGTGTCGAGCGGATCGAACGGGCCCTCGCCGAACACCGCGACCCCGTCGAGGAGTTCGCGGCCTTCACCAGGGAGCTGCGCGGCGCCACACCCGCGTACCTCCCGTCCACCGCTGTCCCCGCCACTACGAAGGGAATCTGA
- a CDS encoding ectoine synthase, translating into MIVRKLEDVTSVEWGNGLSRRFLTQSDGVGYSVTDTVVKAGTKSRLEYRNHLETCYCIEGSGEVVDEAGNSHPITPGTLYALDRHDAHWLIASPHEDLRLVCVFTPALRGDEKHNLDSPDFSQY; encoded by the coding sequence ATGATCGTGCGCAAGCTCGAGGACGTCACCAGCGTGGAGTGGGGCAACGGCCTCAGCCGCCGCTTCCTGACCCAGTCCGACGGCGTCGGCTACTCGGTCACCGACACCGTGGTCAAGGCCGGCACCAAGTCCCGCCTGGAGTACCGCAACCACCTGGAGACCTGCTACTGCATCGAGGGCAGCGGCGAGGTCGTCGACGAGGCGGGCAACTCCCACCCGATCACCCCCGGGACCCTCTACGCCCTGGACCGGCACGACGCCCACTGGCTGATCGCCAGCCCGCACGAGGACCTGCGCCTGGTCTGCGTGTTCACCCCGGCCCTGCGCGGCGACGAGAAGCACAACCTCGACTCGCCCGACTTCTCACAGTACTGA
- a CDS encoding acyl-CoA dehydrogenase family protein gives MIKWSTEQQALRDGLAPYLDELNSGHVEQDEAAAFPHDKWKLLAGTGLLGLPFEERHGGLGQSLPTTMYVLEGLGEGCRDAGLNFSVCTHLASTGVPLQRFGSPGLKERYLPALCSGSLIAAHAISEPDSGSDALAMRTRARRDGDSWVLDGSKSFVSNGPVADLITVYARTSDRPGPLGYTAFLVERDTPGLTVGAPIAKMGLRTSPLCELFLDGCRVPADRVLGRVGGGYLVMEYVMRWEILLTFVVNAGEMRHRLDRCLRYAKERVQFGRPIGSNQAVSHRLVDLRIGVENSRRWLYDTGERMAAGENVTEDIAIAKLVTSEANVASALAAVQIFGGNGYMAEYGIEKELRNAVAGTIYSGTSETQRNRIAALLGL, from the coding sequence ATGATCAAGTGGAGCACCGAGCAGCAGGCCCTGCGCGACGGCCTGGCCCCCTACCTGGACGAGCTCAACTCCGGGCACGTGGAACAGGACGAGGCCGCCGCCTTCCCGCACGACAAGTGGAAGCTGCTGGCCGGGACGGGCCTGCTGGGCCTGCCCTTCGAGGAGCGCCACGGCGGCCTCGGCCAGTCCCTGCCCACCACCATGTACGTGCTGGAGGGGCTGGGGGAGGGCTGCCGCGACGCCGGTCTGAACTTCTCGGTCTGCACCCACCTGGCCAGTACCGGGGTGCCGCTGCAGCGCTTCGGCTCGCCCGGGCTCAAGGAGCGCTACCTGCCCGCCCTCTGCTCCGGTTCGCTGATCGCCGCCCACGCGATCAGCGAACCGGACAGCGGCTCCGACGCGCTCGCCATGCGCACCCGGGCCCGCCGCGACGGTGACAGCTGGGTGCTCGACGGCAGCAAGTCCTTCGTCAGCAACGGCCCCGTGGCCGACCTCATCACCGTCTACGCCCGCACCAGCGACCGGCCCGGCCCGCTCGGCTACACCGCCTTCCTGGTCGAGCGCGACACACCGGGGCTGACCGTGGGCGCCCCGATCGCCAAGATGGGCCTGCGCACCTCCCCGCTGTGCGAGCTGTTCCTCGACGGGTGCCGCGTCCCGGCCGACCGGGTCCTGGGCCGGGTCGGCGGCGGCTACCTCGTCATGGAGTACGTGATGCGCTGGGAGATCCTGCTGACGTTCGTGGTGAACGCCGGCGAGATGCGCCACCGGCTCGACCGCTGCCTGCGGTACGCCAAGGAACGCGTCCAGTTCGGCCGGCCCATCGGCTCCAACCAGGCTGTCTCCCACCGCCTCGTGGACCTGCGCATCGGCGTCGAGAACTCCCGGCGCTGGCTCTACGACACCGGTGAGCGGATGGCGGCCGGCGAGAACGTCACCGAGGACATCGCCATCGCCAAGCTCGTCACCAGCGAGGCCAACGTGGCGTCCGCCCTGGCCGCGGTGCAGATCTTCGGCGGCAACGGCTACATGGCCGAGTACGGCATCGAGAAGGAACTGCGCAACGCGGTCGCCGGGACCATCTACTCGGGGACCTCCGAGACCCAGCGCAACCGCATCGCCGCCCTGCTCGGCCTGTGA
- a CDS encoding transglutaminase-like domain-containing protein — translation MYPNALRPTEFLDHESDEVRAFVAAALPSGPGTPTESAVALYHAVRDGIRYEVYGADLSREGLRASQVVRAGSGMCLHKSVLFAAGLRSLGVPARLVLADVRNHLASERLRELVGGDVFHQHGLTSVHLEGRWVKATPVFNKKLCRLYRMAPLDFDGTGDSLYHPFDSEGRRHMEFLRFHGEFDDLPYERILADLRVAHPRLFESGDATAFAAGSLEADAARTVTA, via the coding sequence ATGTACCCCAACGCCCTGCGCCCCACCGAGTTCCTCGACCACGAGTCCGACGAGGTGCGTGCCTTCGTGGCCGCCGCCCTCCCCTCGGGCCCGGGCACCCCCACCGAGTCCGCGGTCGCGCTCTACCACGCGGTCCGCGACGGCATCCGCTACGAGGTGTACGGCGCGGACCTGTCGCGCGAGGGACTGCGCGCCAGCCAGGTCGTGCGCGCCGGGTCCGGGATGTGCCTGCACAAGTCGGTGCTGTTCGCGGCGGGTTTGCGCTCGCTGGGCGTCCCGGCCCGGCTCGTGCTCGCCGACGTCCGCAACCATCTGGCCTCCGAGCGGCTCAGGGAGCTCGTCGGCGGAGACGTCTTCCACCAGCACGGACTGACCTCCGTTCATCTGGAGGGCCGCTGGGTCAAGGCGACCCCGGTGTTCAACAAGAAGCTGTGCCGGCTGTACCGGATGGCGCCGCTGGACTTCGACGGCACGGGCGACAGCCTGTACCACCCCTTCGACTCCGAGGGGCGCCGCCACATGGAGTTCCTGCGCTTCCACGGCGAGTTCGACGATCTGCCCTACGAGCGGATCCTGGCCGATCTGCGCGTCGCGCACCCGCGGCTGTTCGAGTCCGGCGACGCGACGGCGTTCGCCGCCGGGTCCCTGGAGGCCGACGCCGCGCGGACGGTGACGGCCTGA
- a CDS encoding phosphoribosylanthranilate isomerase yields MLVKVCGATTEAEVRAVAGAGTDLVGLWCGVQGGPHDLAADEVARLAGAARRTGTVEPVLVTFGKDAGRLLSVVSEAGLSWVQLHGFQPPSLVRRLRRDGPPGLRIVKVLHLDPAGRCLQGPLVAAYERAGADLLLFDTAAADGRIGSTGLSADPAAVLDLAARTTLPFLLAGGIGAHNRDDFETVLDHPRLLGIDVDSAARGPLGTLDAEAASAVVRAWRGERGVRGEAAA; encoded by the coding sequence ATGCTGGTCAAGGTGTGCGGTGCCACGACCGAGGCGGAGGTGCGCGCGGTGGCCGGGGCCGGCACGGACCTCGTGGGCCTGTGGTGCGGCGTCCAGGGCGGCCCGCACGACCTCGCCGCCGACGAGGTGGCGCGGCTGGCCGGCGCCGCCCGCCGCACCGGCACGGTGGAACCGGTCCTGGTCACCTTCGGCAAAGACGCGGGCCGGCTGCTGTCCGTCGTGTCCGAGGCGGGCCTGTCCTGGGTCCAGCTGCACGGGTTCCAGCCGCCGTCGCTGGTGCGCCGGCTGCGCCGGGACGGGCCGCCGGGACTGCGGATCGTCAAGGTGCTGCACCTGGACCCGGCAGGGCGCTGCCTCCAGGGTCCGCTCGTCGCCGCGTACGAGCGGGCGGGCGCCGACCTCCTGCTGTTCGACACGGCGGCCGCCGACGGACGGATCGGCAGCACCGGGCTGAGCGCGGACCCGGCCGCGGTGCTCGACCTCGCGGCACGCACCACGCTGCCGTTCCTGCTCGCGGGCGGGATCGGCGCGCACAACCGCGACGATTTCGAGACGGTCCTCGACCATCCCCGGCTGCTCGGCATCGACGTGGACTCGGCGGCCCGGGGCCCGCTCGGCACGCTGGACGCCGAGGCGGCGAGTGCGGTGGTGCGGGCCTGGCGCGGCGAGCGGGGCGTGCGTGGGGAGGCCGCGGCGTGA
- a CDS encoding beta/alpha barrel domain-containing protein, which yields MSADFAAALRAAARPVVMEVKRQDADGRELLGGRTVAEVVAAYEAAGAPCVSVVTGRWFGGTEALLAEVAALTSLPLLRKDFVTSRGQLRRSRELGASAVLLTARLLAAGTLERLTETALELGLTPFVEVADAAEAAAVPYGESCVVAVNNKDIATGERGAGDLTRGPALLPAVRATGTGCAVSASGIDGPRTAAGLLDAGFDGLLIGTGLLTAGSLPEWIARFDRARKGGPGR from the coding sequence GTGAGCGCGGACTTCGCGGCCGCGCTGCGCGCGGCGGCCCGCCCGGTGGTCATGGAGGTCAAGCGCCAGGACGCCGACGGCCGGGAGCTGCTCGGCGGCCGTACGGTCGCCGAGGTCGTCGCCGCCTACGAGGCGGCGGGGGCGCCCTGCGTGTCGGTGGTCACGGGGCGCTGGTTCGGCGGCACCGAGGCGCTCCTCGCCGAGGTCGCGGCGCTGACCTCGCTGCCGTTGCTGCGCAAGGACTTCGTCACGAGCCGGGGCCAGCTGCGCCGCAGCCGGGAACTGGGCGCCTCCGCCGTGCTGCTGACGGCTCGTCTGCTGGCGGCCGGCACGCTGGAGCGGCTGACGGAGACGGCCCTGGAGCTGGGCCTGACCCCTTTCGTGGAGGTCGCCGACGCGGCCGAGGCGGCTGCCGTGCCGTACGGCGAGAGCTGTGTGGTCGCGGTCAACAACAAGGACATCGCCACGGGGGAGCGGGGTGCGGGCGATCTGACGCGTGGTCCGGCCCTGCTGCCGGCGGTGCGGGCGACGGGGACCGGGTGCGCGGTCAGTGCCAGCGGTATCGACGGTCCGCGCACGGCGGCCGGTCTGCTGGACGCCGGGTTCGACGGACTGCTGATCGGGACCGGACTGCTGACGGCGGGCAGCCTGCCGGAGTGGATCGCGCGGTTCGACCGGGCCCGCAAAGGCGGGCCCGGTCGCTGA
- a CDS encoding DUF2269 family protein, with the protein MTAPVPTATTSTPAAAQRDRKEKKGRKKFELSRRARKLTLAVHVVTSVGWVGLSLGMVVLAVMGWTTDDPAVAKGVYKAMYVFDDTAVTVFSVFAALSGILLSWGTAWGFMLHFWIIVKWVITLFMTVFAWFVIHPIVTQAAKNTADSAGSSSGPGWPGDFLLWSVPALFALLTVAAVVSVYKPWGRTKRGRAKSPAARRKRAAASAAS; encoded by the coding sequence TTGACCGCTCCCGTCCCCACCGCCACCACGTCCACCCCCGCCGCCGCGCAGCGCGACCGGAAGGAGAAGAAGGGCAGGAAGAAGTTCGAACTGAGCCGCAGGGCACGGAAGCTGACCCTGGCCGTCCACGTCGTCACCTCCGTCGGGTGGGTCGGCCTGTCCCTGGGCATGGTCGTCCTCGCCGTCATGGGCTGGACCACCGACGACCCCGCCGTCGCCAAGGGCGTCTACAAGGCGATGTACGTCTTCGACGACACCGCCGTGACCGTGTTCAGCGTGTTCGCCGCGCTCAGCGGGATCCTGCTCTCCTGGGGCACCGCCTGGGGCTTCATGCTGCACTTCTGGATCATCGTGAAGTGGGTCATCACCCTCTTCATGACGGTCTTCGCCTGGTTCGTGATCCACCCCATCGTCACGCAGGCCGCGAAGAACACCGCGGACTCCGCCGGCTCCTCCTCGGGCCCCGGCTGGCCCGGCGACTTCCTCCTGTGGAGCGTGCCGGCCCTGTTCGCCCTGCTCACCGTCGCCGCCGTCGTGTCCGTCTACAAGCCGTGGGGCCGCACGAAGCGGGGCAGGGCCAAGTCGCCCGCCGCACGCCGCAAGAGGGCCGCCGCGAGCGCGGCGTCCTGA